The segment GAGCGAAGAGGTGGGGCATACGCCTCGGTATGTCGAGTCACTGAGCTATGCGAGAACGGCGACGACCTTCTTGAGCATCCTGCTCGTCATCGCCTGGCTTCTGCCCACTCTTCCGGCTTGGGCCCATAAGCCCAGCGACAGCTACCTCTCACTGTCTGTTCAGAATCATCACATCGAAGGGCGATGGGACATCGCTTTGCGCGACCTCGACGATGCCATCGGATTGGACAGTGATGGAAACGGCCAACTCACCTGGGGAGAGGTTCGGAACAAGCATGACGAAATCAGGGCCTATTCGCTCTCTCGCCTTGCCCTATCGGCCGACAAACAGGTCTGCATGACTCAGGCGCTGGAGCAACTTATCGACCATCACACGGATGGAGCCTATGCGGTCCTGCATTTTCGCGCCGATTGCGGCGATCCGATTGAACGGCTCGCGGTGAACTACCGACTCCTGTTCGATATGGATGCGCAACATAAGGGGCTCTTGCGTCTGACCCAAGGCGGACAAACCAGCGCCGCCGTTTTTAGCCGCGAATCGCCGACTCATGAATTCTCGATCACCGAGCGGTCACGCTGGGCCGAGAGCATGCAATTCATTCACGAGGGGATTTGGCACATCTGGATGGGGTTCGACCATGTCCTGTTCTTGCTTGCCCTCTTGCTCCCCGCGGTTTTGATCCAAGTCGAGGGTCGATGGCAAGCGGTTACGGATTTCTCGTCGGTCTGGTGGAACGTCGTCGGCATCGTCACGGCCTTTACCGTAGCGCATTCGCTGACGTTGAGCCTCGCGGCTTTTGATATCGTTCGACTTCCATCTCGGCTGGTGGAATCGACCATCGCGGCCTCGGTCGTCCTTGCGGGACTTGGCAATTTATATCCCACGATGATGGGTCGTCGTTGGATGATTGCCTTTGGATTCGGCCTTATCCATGGGTTCGGATTCGCCGCCGTGCTCACGGATCTCGGGCTGCCTCAAGATTCATTACTGCTGAGCCTGCTCAGCTTCAACCTCGGGGTGGAAATCGGCCAACTCGCCATCGTCGCCGCATTCTTGCCGCTGGCCTACCTGATCCGCCGTTCCTGGTCATATCCAAGGTTGGTCCTCACCGGCGGATCACTAGCGGTGATCGCCATCGCCCTCGTCTGGTTCACAGAACGCGCCTTCGATCTTCAACTGCTTCTTTTCTAGCAGAATGACACTCATAGCTGGACGACGACCTTTCCTACGTTGGCATGCTGTTCCAGCATCGTATGGCCGGCGCGGAGATTCTCGACCGTCAGTCCAGTCAACACACGGTTGGCCGTCGTACGCATCTTGCCGGATTCAATCAAGCTCTTCACCTCCTTGAGGATTTCCCCCTGAGAAGCGGCACGATAGTCGAAACTCGACTTCGTGAACATGAGTTCCCAATGCAGGCTCACCGATTTCGACTTGAACAGGGAGAGATCCAACCCATCTGCATCATCGATCATCCCGACTTCCCCGAATGGAGCAATAATGTCTGCCATCTTCGACCAATGCTCACCCGAATGGGTCGTGCTAAAAATGAAGTCCACAAACTTCATCCCCAGTGCTCGTATATCAGCCACAAACGTCTGATGGGAGACCACGTGGTCAGCGCCAAGATCGCCGACCCATTGTTTGCTCTCCGGTCGTGACGCTGTGGCAATCACCGTCATGGGGGTTTTCAACTTGAGCAGCTGAATCGCTTGTGACCCAACGCCGCCGGCGCCACCGATAATCAGGATCGTCCGCCGATCCGACCCGGTGAGGCCCATTTTTTCAAAGAGCATCT is part of the Candidatus Nitrospira nitrificans genome and harbors:
- a CDS encoding HupE/UreJ family protein; its protein translation is MTSGCSKRPLFSSDHRRCARFARLAAASTPGAAKPRAKMRLSAGKAAASEEVGHTPRYVESLSYARTATTFLSILLVIAWLLPTLPAWAHKPSDSYLSLSVQNHHIEGRWDIALRDLDDAIGLDSDGNGQLTWGEVRNKHDEIRAYSLSRLALSADKQVCMTQALEQLIDHHTDGAYAVLHFRADCGDPIERLAVNYRLLFDMDAQHKGLLRLTQGGQTSAAVFSRESPTHEFSITERSRWAESMQFIHEGIWHIWMGFDHVLFLLALLLPAVLIQVEGRWQAVTDFSSVWWNVVGIVTAFTVAHSLTLSLAAFDIVRLPSRLVESTIAASVVLAGLGNLYPTMMGRRWMIAFGFGLIHGFGFAAVLTDLGLPQDSLLLSLLSFNLGVEIGQLAIVAAFLPLAYLIRRSWSYPRLVLTGGSLAVIAIALVWFTERAFDLQLLLF
- a CDS encoding zinc-binding dehydrogenase, which produces MLFEKMGLTGSDRRTILIIGGAGGVGSQAIQLLKLKTPMTVIATASRPESKQWVGDLGADHVVSHQTFVADIRALGMKFVDFIFSTTHSGEHWSKMADIIAPFGEVGMIDDADGLDLSLFKSKSVSLHWELMFTKSSFDYRAASQGEILKEVKSLIESGKMRTTANRVLTGLTVENLRAGHTMLEQHANVGKVVVQL